The genomic window ATTTAAGGCatatattaaaaatcaaaaaccaGCTGGATAAAAGTATATCTAAAGTATTTATTAAATGAACTATTAGGGAAGGACTTTCTCTGAATATATAGTGTGGCAAAAGTTTATGTTAAATTTTTACTTGTACAATGGTGTATAATACAAcacagtaataaataaaatgcattttttgcacatacaacaaacaaaatacagtatgcacacaaaaaaacaaacaacaacaaaaacatcccTCACATTGTTTAATCTTACCTGGGGCTTGGCTTGTTTTTAAAGTCATTGCAGCTGTTGATTGTTTGTCACGAGATGTTTCAGAGTTCAGCGTTGGAATCACTGTGTAGCTGAAGCACAAAGAAAAACTGTCACAGTTGTATGTAGCTACCTTTAtgctataaaataaaaacataataacgATTTAAAAAACTCTGACATTATGTGAAGTACCTATGTTTCTGGCATTATGTTGTTCTGTATGGTCGAACatatgttttattacttttccaCTCAGATCTAGCAAAGGGCAATGAGAAAGCCGACTAGTGCATTTGTGGATATTTATGGAAGACATATTAAAGGTTAAAAGGTTCTTGCAAGATATCACCCCCAAAactaaaaaattcaaaataactttcaaatgaatgttaaagAGATTCAAGTCATGGAAAGGAAAAGCAAACTTCAGTCAATTGCAGCAAATACTGTTTGTTTGGCAATCTTTACATCCGCCTACGGGCCTTGGGGCAGAGTTTCCCAACCTTTTGGTGCAAACCCCACAAGGATTTCCTAGTGTGtcaatattatcattattaactttatttatgtagcacttttgtggtgtgctttacaataaaacagcaaaataaaatgagagGAAACAATACTATttcaaaataatgagaaaaaagtagaaaataaaagaaaacagaataaaactaaaatatttacaaaatagTTAAAATAGGCATCCAATGggcataatttaaaaaaacaaactgatttaACTGGAAAAAGTAAGTATCAAATTTAATTCATTCGGCACTCCCTCTTTGGTCAGAAATATACTCAACATCACATGACTCAACTTGACCATGCAAGGGTCATGAGAACTTGGGAGACCTAAAATTGGGGTCACAGGCCAGAAACCCTGCCTGGGAGGTTCTACTCAAGTATCATTTACGTTGCTGTATGACATCAGCCTGTCAAAGTGGGGATGCCTTGCCTCCTGCAGACACTTGGGGACATGTTGGGACACTGTAAATGGGGAATGTGAAATCCCACCTACTGGCTGACTCTGCCTAACTGCCTGTGGAGTCAAGTGGCTGTGCCAGCAATTTAACTGCTCAGGATCCAAACATAGACAGGAGCAGAATGTCTTTGCATCAGACTGTTATGCCGATGCACATAACTGTAAATCTCTTTCATGACACCTAGTCTTAAAAAGTATGTTTTGCGCTGTGACTCTCGTTAGGCATCTAATCTAGAACTATCAGTAAAAGACTGAAAGGAAAACACAAACTCAAAGCTGACAAAACTGCTTTTCTTGACCAGTCATGTAGATTTGCTTgtgttgaaatgtgaaaaagcaCAAACTGTGTACTTCATTTGCTaatagaaaaacaatatttatccAGAAAGTTAAAATAAGATTCAGAAATTGTTTTTACCAAGCACTCAGCCATACAAACTGGTGATGACTATGACCTACTTTCACTGTTGCCCAAGAGACTTTTAGGCCAAGCACCAGTGTACAGCAGTGACCAAAAGCCTGTTAGTATAGGTTATTTTATCTATCTCTGAGTTAGTTGAGTAATTCTTTTGGTATCTCCAGAGCTGacaggcttttaatttgaacaaaATGGGCTGTATATCATGATGATAGCCATAAGGCTTTTTACATGGTCCTTTAATTTTTAGGACCAAGAGGAACACTGAAAACTGTGAACAAGGATATCTGACCTTGAAGATCTACAACCCAGCATAAAATGAAGACTTTGATGTGTCACACATTCTGCAGTGCAAACTGATCATAGGCTTCTGCTCAGTCCTTTGTTAGTCATGGGGAGCCAGAAGAATAAGTCACATTCCTCGCTGAAATATGGCACACTGATGTGATCTTGAGTCTCTGTATTATAGGGCGATTGCAAGAggttaattcatatttttttcattctacaCAGTATAAAAATCCTTGGACACTTGGAAACTGATTGTATGAAAATGGagattttaaaagctttaaatagTTCTGTAGACAgcttaaacattttttacacatttatatgaaatAAACAGGTGTCTGTagatctttttatttatcttaaaggttatctgacttttcctcttttcttagttattttgatttttgaagCAGCAGAATCAGATGCTTTGGCAACCTTTTAAAGCCAAACTAATGCTTATCTTGGCTTAATAAATGCTTGTAATAAAATCACAtacaataaaatgattattagattTATTACGCTACCTAATCACTCGTACTGCTATTTGTCTTAAACTagtttaatgtgaaataatcaTAGAGCTGATTGTACTAATGTAGTCTCCTAATGTTTGTCTCTCTCAACAAATGATGCCTTTCTGTCCTTCATTTGAATAATATTACATTTGCCTTGATTGGTACCACATATCGATTGAAACCTTACATCATGCAGGTTTCGGTCAcaccatttattttatttgcttttagtcatttgaaaaatttgataaattaCTGACACGCGAAatttgctgtttaaaaaaattaatcGCACTTACTTTCACTTCTTCGTCGTGTACGTTCAGCCATCCGTCTTCAACTTGTACtcttctatctatctatccagtATATCAAAGGTGACACCCCTTTTTGTTCGGTGATAAAATTCCCATAGGAAGCCTTACATGGGTAAAATGCAGTTGGGAAAAAAACCATATTGCAGCAGTAGTAAAGGGTGAAGGTTACTCTTACCCATCCCTATGAAAGTGATCACTTTGCAGTTAGCACTAGAAATACATTATGACTGTTCATTCAATCTGGTATGGGCCATATCAAGTCAACAGTTTTCCCCCATTACTattgacaatataaaataatgtgcagCATCATATACTAATATCAAGATTCACATTCCATCTGTTAGATTTAAATAAAGCTATGACACATTCTAGCATTATATCATTAATGTCAATCACATTAGTGATGGATATTGCTGTACATGATGTCCATGGTTGAGGCTTCATGATTTATGGATCCACAATAGACATGTACTGCAATTTCCCGCGTGCAAGAGGGAAAGCATCTCACCAAAAGGTTTCGACTGGCAGCATCACAAGGTCTCCAGAAATATGATCACTATGACCTTTATTGGTCAATAAACATTAACATGAGACATTTTATTTGGTAAAGTAATCTCTAGTTGATATAAATGAATTGGCCGTTCCAATTAGCCTTTGAAAGTATCAACTGAAATTCTCACAGCATGCTTGTGGTATTTGGTGAGTCACATTGGACCTGGGGTGGCATTACAAAAAGGTGGTTGCTCATGGTGTGATGGTGTGTTGTATTCGTTGCACTGAGCAGAATTTTGGGTTCACATTGTCAGAGGTTAAACAAGCATGACTTATCCAGACAGTTTGAATAGTCACCCTGACCTCATAAAAGAGACTGTGACATTACTGCAAGAAAAACCTGATGACACGAGTGGAGAATCAACACAAATATCACCTCTGACCAGGCAGAGGAAATGAGGTAAGCACTTTTACATAAAGGTATATTAACAACTGTACTAAATGTTAAAGGTAGAACAATGCCGCATTATTCTACTATTATCAGTCAGCATAAGGTCATCAGATAAAATAGGAATTCTCATCTTGGCTGTGCTATTTAGTCAAAGGGCTATATCCAACAGCTTCCCTGCTCTGTAAAGATGTCACATGATGGACGTTATAGACTTGATTTATGTTGGCCTTGTCAGTAAAATATAGTATGTAATgtgaatgtacagtaccagtcaaacattGGAGACATCTTCCTATTCCCTAATATGcccaaacctttgactggtactttatatattgtATGGATGTATGAAtcctttattttaaatatgtacatattaTCAGTTGAACATAGTTGTCTCACCCAAAGACTCAGTTATCTGACTATAGATATAAAAAGGACTAATTTCAAGTTTGCAGTAGGGATCTTCTTATTTACTGGGTAGCTCAGGTGGATATATATGGAAATGCAATGAAAATGTGTGCTCAGTTCCCAGGGGCTTAATGTGGTAATGTGATGTACATGGTGTCGTGGGCTCAGATGTTGGAGCCATGTGCAATTGGAAACACATGCGGGAAACATCTGTTGCCTTAATGATGGCCACTGAGTTTGTTTCTGCCAGTGAAGTTGGTGAAGAATATTTTCAaagttattaataaaaacagaatttctgtgataaacaagataaaaaagaaCACTACACACGATGGACAGTTTGTTGATTTATTGCAGTTGTTACAAGAGATTTGTCCTattgttttctgaaaaaaactgacaaatgtcttttaattttagtttgtCACTTCACTCCTGCTGtatatgatgatgatatatCCCGATGACAATTGCAAATCAgtaacatttcaaataaattaaataagtTAGCATTTAGACTATTTTAGATAGTTTTTCTAGGAGTTCAGAGAATAGTATCACACACTTTCAATACAATCTATGCAGTACaccaaaacatttcacattcactTTCACTGTGTTTTCCAAAACATTTCAGTAAGAGGAAGCACATCATAATGCCTTAATGCCACTTCAATCtgtggagaaaaagaagagagaaaacaatcaagacaaaaataaactaGAACAATTTCTTCAGAAAAAATAACAACTCTTAAGTTAAGCCTTACCTCTCACAGTAAGTTTAGTAGAACACTCTGCCTTGCCCAAAGAGTTGACTGCAACAACCCTATATTCACCGCCGTCATTTTCTCGGACTCTGAGAATATACATGGAGCACACACCACATGAGTTGGTGATGTAATAGTTTTTGTCTGAGTTGATGCAGGTGTTGTTGAGGTACCAGGACACATTGGGTGTAGGACATCCTCTGACAGCACATGTCATGTAGAGTTGGTAACCTTTAGGTGGTGTGTGGACCTTCAGAGGGACCAAGATGGATGGGGGCCTCTCAAAGCTTATCTCCATTGAACTAACTCCATTTGATGATATTGGAacttaagagaaaaaaaaaaattaaagagagaaatgtttgaaaaGATCATTTAGGTCACATGGCAATTGTGTCATCCAGAATCCAGAAATTTCAGACATTCATTTGTATTACCCAAGtctgaaatatacatttttgtggCTTCCACGCAATGAAGTAATCAGAGATTTCAAAGATTAATGACATTGATTGAACTTTGGAGTTGggggaaaacaaaaacaagactaacAGTTTAGAGCCATGCCAGGAACCATGTGAGGCTGCACTTAGGAATGGCAGTGATTGGAGCTAAACGCTGATGTCCACATGGCAATAtattcacaatgacaatgctaaaatGCCTGTTTTAAGCAGGTAATGTTTGCCATGGTCATAATCTTAGTGTCAGTGTGCTGGCATGCTAGCATTTGCAAATTAGCTCTGAACACAAAGCACAGAATCATCAGTCGTTTTTCAGTTATTTGGTCATAACCTAAAATATTGGACTCggaatttaaattttgacctgatgatggaaCAGGATACATTATCTAGAAACCATAGATTTCTGTGTCAAATTTTGTCCCAGTCCATGTATTtggagatatttcactggatgaTTAAAAAGCTTGATGTGCAGGTGGcaccagatgaaaagtcaagggattATCAAAGTCATTAAGGGtcatcttctggggaccatgaatttctgtaaaaaaaatcattgcaatccatccagtatTTTTCATGATATTACACTCTGGACAAAAGTGGTGTACCCACCGATTGATTGACCAACATTGCCTTTCTTATCTCTTAAGCCCTTTTTTACACAGCCAAACTCAAATTTGCTCAAAATTTGTATTGTTACCACCATGGTGGTGTCAGTCGCTGTGTACTTATTTACAGATTTCACAGATTATTTACCGTAAGGAATAATAATATATagaatatacagaatataaagGAGAATATATAGAATTTCATCAAGTTGAACAAGTTATTAGTGGACTACTAAGTGATAGGGGAACATACAACACAAGAGACGTTCTGATGATGACATAATGGTGAAATCATTACACCATTATATCTATTGTATGCCCCTTGTAAACATAACTGAATATATAAACCCACCTCTGTTGCTGTTGGCACCCCATGTAGGTGACTGAGATGGATCTGAGAGGCCCATATCATTCTTGGCATAGACCCGGAAATGGTATTCTATCCCAGGGAGAATGTTGTGGGCTGTGTAGGTGTTAGCAAAGAGGCGGTCTGCTACAGTCTTCCACATTCTGGTGTTAGAGTCATGTTGAGACACCACGTAGTACAGTCGATCGTCAAGCTCTTGGTCTGGAGAGGGAACCCATGATACTGCCACTTTGCCATAGACTGTTTGCTCCAGCTCCACTGGCCCTGGGCACTTGGGTTCATCTAGGAACAAAGAACATAAGATGTAgagtttaatttgttttgagtGAACAAACAACAACTGTTGCTTAACCTTTATCCTGCCTttgttgtaaaatttaaaacagtACTTACATTTTCACTGATTTTATTATAATATGGCTGCTGTATATCTGTAAATCTATGTAATCGTACCTTAAATTTACTTAGGAATTCCCCTGCTGTGGGGGGTTTTGTCAGGACTATATTTGCAATTGACAGCTGGCATAAGATAATAATCCACAAATCATATCCTCTTACTGCATGTCACTCAGTAAGAATTACATTTCTCAATGCACCTGCAAGTGTTCAGTGTTAATTAGGGTTTGACATTAGTTTGCCAATACACTGGTGTGATAAATGCATTTAATTGGCTAAATATTACCTAGTCAGTATTGTCCACTGttgataaaacacattttcttcatcACAAGAACACTAAACAATGCAAAGGTCATTTAATGCTTAATGTAAAATTGATTCCTAATTtccagaaaataaataaaatgtatttacagttAATATCAGTGCAAAATTCTTGCTATCAGAagttttaatgcaaaaatacacTACTGTTATTCCACATCATTTTAGGACTAATTATAGTGTAAAAGCTTGCTTTTTACTTACCTGTGACTCTAACCTCAACGTCAAAGAAAGCCTCACCCACAGAGTTTTTGGCTTTAATAGTGTAGATGGCTGAATCTGAGCGCTTTGATGAAGGAATAACAAGCTGAGACATTCCCTCTGTATTGATGACATTAATCCACGGGGCTATTGGCTCATCATCCTTCAGCCAGGTGATGTGAGGTGGAGGTTCAGCCTGGGGATATCAATGTCAGATAAATGAGTGTGAGGCATATGCAGTCATGTCACACTGTAGCAAACTCATGACTCAAGATTATGACGTGGCTGGAATGGGAGAGTAAATATGGAATCCAGAACTGGCTTGTTAAGATGGTTTTATGATTTATACCAAGGAGGAAGGGTTCGGTTTCCATGCCAGCATTTAGGTTTATTCATACCTCATAAGAAATCTTGACACGCACAGAATTTCCTGCCCTGACAACAAGGAAGTCCTCTGGGTCCTTAAAACAAGGTCTCACtggatggaaacacaaacaaaacagaaaatgcaaagCGGAAATAAGAAATTATCTGCATAACAAAGTTAAATCATTAATATGCACAGCAAAGGAAGTTAACTTACTGTTGGGATTCTTTGCACACGCCATTGCGGAGGGAGGGCTCGCATCTCCTGCTCCTGATTCATTGATCGCTGAAACTCTGAATTCATACTCTGCTCCCTCAGTGACATCTTTAACTGCATAGTTCACATCTGAAAATAAGGTGAATAACAAGGTAaggataaaaatacaataaaaagaaGATAATTGTCCTACATAATAGTATGCTTTTGTTCTGACAAACCTTCAATAGGTTCATTAATTGCATTCAGGGCAAGCCACTGATTTGTGTCCTTCTTTCGTTTCTCCACTTGGTAACCAATGATTGGTACTCCTTTGTCATCCTCCGGAGGGGTCCACGTCAAGTTGATACAGGTCTTAGAGGTACTTACCACTTTGGGTTTTCCAGGTGGACCAGAAAGTACTAAAGAATGACAAGTAGTCTGAGTTATCTAGTATGCTCATTTTCAATAATTAAGAAGTAATTAAAGACATGGAATAAATCAACGACATTATTACTGGAGGATATCCCAAAAATTCCTCTCAGAGATATAGCAACTATTACAGCAATGATAAAAGGTGGACTTTCAACAGTGACTAAATAGTGCCAGTGATAAACGATTTGAAGCCAGCACAAAACCTATCCAGaagcattttcatttattacaaCCTGAGGGAGATTAACATGGGATTTGCTGAGGACTGCTAAATGAGACTTCTTTTTTCTACACTCACTCATTATGCCAGCCATAATGCTATCAGCTGTCTCCAGGGAGTCACTGAGGCCCTGAGGGTTTTCTGCATAGATGCGGTAGCTGTATTTCTTTCCATGAGTCACATTCCTGTCTCTAAAGGAGGTCTTCTCTGCTGAGACATCCCCGAGTTTTGTCCACAGACTATGCCCTCTTTCCTGCCGTTCTATAATGTAGTTGGTGACAGCAGAGCCACCATCGTCTTTTGGAGGGTTCCATTTAATTTCAATTACAGATGAAGTGGTCTCGACAGTCTCCACTGGACCCTCCGGTGGACCTGGACGATCTGTAAGAAAAATGTGGTTTTGTTACCTTTTAAATGAAGTGACAGAAATGTGACTAAGGTGTaagttttgtttatgtttgaacATGGCTGTTGATGGTATTTGTATCTCTCAgtatttctcacttttctcaTTAGATTTCCCTATGTTTTCGTACCAAGCACAATAAGCTGAGATGTGGCCTCCACAGCTCCAAATGGGTTTTTAAGTTGGATTTTTATTTCCCCCGTGTCTGACCGCAGGCAGTCTCTGAGAAGCAGCCGACTGTGATTGGGCTCCCTCACAATCTTAACTCCTCCTCCGTCTTTCAGCTCAGTGCCATCCTTAAACCAGCTGACCGTCAAAGACTCCTGAGGTTGAAAAGGCATCTTGAAAGCAGCGTTCTGGCCCACTCTTACTATCACAGGTTTGGAGAACTTGTGAAGGTCGTCTTCGTCAAATTCAGGCACATCTATGAGACACAAGGTGTCAGTTTAATACACAAGAGCTGTTGTGTCACTTATATTCTACAATATACGGAAGTAAAATATACCTCCGACTGTGATCCTTCCTTCCGTACTGAGATCCCCTGATACAAAACGAAGGAGTCCAGAGTCTGTATCTCTGCAGCTGTGAATTGTCAGCTTGTGAATGTTTGCATCTTTGGTTATGCTGATCCCACCACCGGATTTTAACTAGCAAATCAAGAGTGAAAAGGAGAACTTCATTCTTTTTCAGGTTAcacaacaaacattaaaaaaggaaaagaaaaatatccaaTATGGCAGTTCCATAAGCGTAAGACTTATGTTATGTATGtcattcatgtttatgtttataatgTTGGCAATGTAGTAATTGAAAGCTTCTCTTACTCTTGCACTCAGATAATCAAAATGAAAGTGTCAGACAAATTTGCAAAATGCtaaatgtgcatttaaatgtaGTTATTTATGAACTTTACTGGCTCTCCATCTTTGAACCAGGCGCCGTCGCAGTCAGTGTTCATCTTCACAGTTAATTCTGCTGGCTGTCCACGAGTAGCAAGGATATCAGAGAGTCCAGAGGTAATTCCAGGCTCTGGGTAACATAAAACAAAGTTACTTTCCACTTAACATTTTCATGTGGAGCAGCTTTCAGtttaaaactatatatatactgtataaagtccccaagaaaaaaacagttaccAATTTACGCTTCTCTCTTCTAATCATTAAGATTAGATTGGTGATGCAATAGTTCATCAGTATCAAAGATTTCCTTGCCAATTATATCACAATTGTACATTACGTGAAGGAAAATATTGTAATGCCTGTGAATTCTACCActatgtaaaaagaaaaaatagtgaGGAATTGAGAGTATAATCTTACCTTGCACCACTAGTACAacctgcatttgttttttttaaataaaaaacagtgcATTCCAATAACTAATACAGTGCATGGCTTAAATATTAGATTACTGTGATCTAGTTAGAAAGTTTATGATACACAAGTTACAGCAAGAGAAATGACATCAAAGGTGAGCACAATGACAAGCAACAAACAAAGTACTATAAGGCTTTGCAAACAATGTTAACAGAGGCCAGATGAGCTCCCAAGTATATTAAGAAAGTGTTACCACATTCGGGTTATAAAGGATCTCCTGTTATTTCACATTTATGAATTGGCCTTCTAAGAGGAGCTATAGTAAATTTACAGGATTAAGATTTTACAGAGAATTAAATAATTTGATTAGATATtgaaaagtaataataaaaataaattagtttttttaacttttgtgtTACTAATGCAGATAACAGTTATTTGCTTAGTGCTTATTTGCTTAGTACTTTTTCAGTATTAAATATCTGGTATACCACCTCCTGCATCTGCAAGTGGTTCATCTTGCCTTGCACCACCACTGGCTTCCTCAGCTGAGTGGCCTAACAGTAATAACAATAGTAAGTCATTTAAACTTGACTCAGTAAGTTACTCCCTCATTGTGTGAGAGCAGtaccacatacatacatacattttgtacatacatacatacatacctaCATACATATGTGATGTGCCTTTACATATACATAGAGTAACCTAtaattacacataaacacacacacatactaacacacacgcatgcacacatacatgtaaacacacaaactggtTTCTCTATCTTTATGGGGACGTTCCctgatacacacatacaaacacacacacacacacacatacatagtgTCATTtctgattttcaaaataaaagccactGTATCTTAACAGGAAGCTCAGGAtgaggctgtttttaaaaataaaagaccCCAACTGCCACTGTGTGTTAACATGAAACTAGGGATGGACCtagtttttcaaaataagatcCCTAGGATCTGATATTAATACAAAGAATTTCTtctttcacagttttaaaacattatttttctgcTTCCAGCTTTGAGAGTTTATCATTTGACTTCAGCTGTTTCAGCAGCATGTTTTAGCTCTTAGCTTCTTCAGCTAATGCACATCAGCTCTCAGCCCCAGCATTACCTTTCAGCTTCCAAGTTTTCGAACCAATACATTTCAGTTGATATCAGCTGttttttcagccattttcaGCATTGCTTCGGCAATTTCTTTCACCTTTTGACTTCAGATGTATTTGAGCTTTCATCATTCACAGCAGgttgcagtggcagcagcagtagcaacaGATGGCAGCACCAACAGCTTCTAGCTCTCACGCATTTTCTGAAATGCGtgtctgcagaaaatgcagactgCTGCAACTACTCTCTGTATGCTCCGCTGTTGTTTCTCTTACCACCTCCTGCATCTTCAAGTGggaggtgcagcagcagcagcaactaaCAGCTTCCAGCTCTCACACGCATTTTCTGAAATGCGTGTCTGCAGAAAACGCAGACTACTGCATCTATTTTCTATATGCtcagctgttgtttctcttaCCACCTCCTGCGTCTGCAAGTGATCCATCTTGCTTTGCACCGCCACTGGCTTTCCCAGCTGAGTGGCCtaacagtaataacaacagTAGGTCATTTAAACTTGATTCAGTAAATTACTCCCTCATTGTGTGAGAGCAGTACCACATACACATAGGCCTATACAGTCTGTatatagatacatacatacatatatatacatgttgTGCCTGTACGTACACATAAAGTAACACATAAttacacaggaacacacacacgcgcacacacacacacacacacagggtgatatttctgatatttcaaattaaaagccacTGTATCTTAACAAGAAGCTTGGGATGAGGCatttttttcaaactaaaagCTCAGCAGAAGgctatttttcaaaataaaagccccatATAGTAACTGTATTTTAAGACGCTTGGGATGAagcttgtttttcaaaataaaagacaccAACTGCCACTGTGTGTTAACAGGAAACTAGGAATGGACCTAATTATTCAAAATAAGATCCCTTGTATCAGATATTAATACAAAGAATTTCttctttcacagtttttcagacaTTATATTTCTGCTTCCAGCATTGAGAGTATATCATTTGATTTCAGCTGTTTAAGCAACATGTTTTAGCGCTCAGCTTCTTCAGCTAATACACTTCAACTCTCAACTCCAGCTTTACCTTTCAGCTTCCAAGTTTTCAAAGCAATACAGCTCTCACACGCATTTTCTGAAATGCATGTGTGCAGAAAATGCAGACTACTGCATGTACTTTCTGTATGCTCCACTGTCGTTTCTCTTACCACCTCCTGCATCTTCAAGTGggaggtgcagcagcagcagctaaaagCCTCCAGCTCTCACtcacattttctgaaatgcgtgtctgcagaaaatgcagactgCTGCATCTACTTTCTATGTGCTCCACTGTTGTTTCTCTTACCACCTCCTGCATCTTCAAGTGggaggtgcagcagcagcagcagctaacagcttccAGCTTCGAGCTCTCACAcgcattttctgaaatgtgcACACGCATTTTCTGAAATGCGtgtctgcagaaaatgcagactACTGCATCTGTTTTCTATATGCTGAACTGTTGTTTCTCTCACCACCTCCTGCATCTGCAAGTGATCCATCTTGCCTTGAGCCGCCACTGGCTTCCTCAGCTGAGTGGCCTAACAGTAATAACAATAGTAAATCATTTACACTTGATTCAGTAAATTACTCCCTCATTGTATGAGAGCAATACCATATatagacatacatacatacatacatacatatatacatgttGTGCCTGTACGTACACATAAAGTAACACATAattacacagaaacagacacatacacacaaatacacaaatacacacacacacacacacgcacacacacacagtgtcatttctcattttcataataaaagccaCTGTATCTTAACAAGAAGCTCTGTatgaggctttttttaaaagaaaaataaaagcccATAGAGTAACTGTATCTTAAGAGGAAGTTCCTGATGAGGctcttttttcaaaataaaagcctcaTAGAATAAATATATGTTCAGGAAACACAGcatgaagctgtttttcaaaataaagcccCATAGAATAACTATTTTAAAAAGACGCTCAGGATAAGGTTtggtttttcaaaataaaagactcCAAATGCCACCGTGTGTTAACAGGAAACTAGGGATGGACCTAGTTTGTCAAAATAAGATCCCTAGGATCTGATATTAATGCAAAGAATTTCTTCCTTCACAGTTTTAAGACATTACATTTCTGCTTCCAGCTTTGAGAGTATATCATTTGATTTCAGCTGTTCCAGCAACAT from Thunnus maccoyii chromosome 3, fThuMac1.1, whole genome shotgun sequence includes these protein-coding regions:
- the igfn1.4 gene encoding immunoglobulin-like and fibronectin type III domain-containing protein 1 isoform X11, whose protein sequence is MFKRTKVTDGTATGQVGFRKKSKVPGVMITQYIEKLPEGKSHPDFTRKPIALTIQEGKFAFFKAIVTGDPKPTVVWSRNNGDVSDPARYQSKYDPNSNEHTFEMPHVKPDQADTYKCFAKNEYGQAMVTVVLNVIEVGFKMTKAPQQQAEVANCNFKKVLKRRSKVVPKAEEPEKKEGEIDPKFWELLMSADKKDYERICAEFGVTDFRWMLKKLNEMKREREEEQAEFVKNLSDLKPIHINADGTASFELEFDLLDPSSSIYLYKDGEMIPYTKELGDKMKHCLRKVGRKYIFSMRDLMPEDAGFYQLDVEDVNMFSTDFKMVDFLVKIQEVKAMEREDAVFECVISAPLSKLMWFGKNMPLEQGDKYDIEVSEDKLIHRLVVKDCMVVDKGIYAACAGIKSCNAWLVVEADKGAPKGKKSARKTTRAGGSGTDLQKVAQEQQQKLDKEREERKEKIKAAREAAAEAAAAEEPEKTADSGAGKDKGAAVEVERIDKTSVAATTTVAGDSGSGHSAGKASGGAKQDGSHADAGGGHSAGKASGGARKDGSIADAGGGHSAGKASGGAKQDGSHADAGGGHSAGKASGGAKQDGSPADAGGGHSAGKASGGAKQDGSHADAGGGHSAGKASGGAKQDGSHADAGGGHSAGKASGGAKQDGSHADAGGGHSAGKASGGAKQDGSHADAGGHSAGKASGGAKQDGSHADAGGGHSAGKASGGAKQDGSPADAGGGHSAEEASGGSRQDGSLADAGGGHSAGKASGGAKQDGSLADAGGEPGITSGLSDILATRGQPAELTVKMNTDCDGAWFKDGEPLKSGGGISITKDANIHKLTIHSCRDTDSGLLRFVSGDLSTEGRITVGDVPEFDEDDLHKFSKPVIVRVGQNAAFKMPFQPQESLTVSWFKDGTELKDGGGVKIVREPNHSRLLLRDCLRSDTGEIKIQLKNPFGAVEATSQLIVLDRPGPPEGPVETVETTSSVIEIKWNPPKDDGGSAVTNYIIERQERGHSLWTKLGDVSAEKTSFRDRNVTHGKKYSYRIYAENPQGLSDSLETADSIMAGIMILSGPPGKPKVVSTSKTCINLTWTPPEDDKGVPIIGYQVEKRKKDTNQWLALNAINEPIEDVNYAVKDVTEGAEYEFRVSAINESGAGDASPPSAMACAKNPNMRPCFKDPEDFLVVRAGNSVRVKISYEAEPPPHITWLKDDEPIAPWINVINTEGMSQLVIPSSKRSDSAIYTIKAKNSVGEAFFDVEVRVTDEPKCPGPVELEQTVYGKVAVSWVPSPDQELDDRLYYVVSQHDSNTRMWKTVADRLFANTYTAHNILPGIEYHFRVYAKNDMGLSDPSQSPTWGANSNRVPISSNGVSSMEISFERPPSILVPLKVHTPPKGYQLYMTCAVRGCPTPNVSWYLNNTCINSDKNYYITNSCGVCSMYILRVRENDGGEYRVVAVNSLGKAECSTKLTVRD